The Lactuca sativa cultivar Salinas chromosome 2, Lsat_Salinas_v11, whole genome shotgun sequence genome includes a window with the following:
- the LOC111909018 gene encoding pathogenesis-related protein 1B: MGSFKLSFTLLCFLILGTVHTNHSQNSQQDYLDAHNTARAQVSVGNMVWNATVATYAQNYANQRIGDCNLIHSQGPYGENLAEGTGDFTGTTAVNLWVAEKTNYDHSTNTCASGQVCGHYTQVVWRNSDQLGCARVQCTNNGGWFVICSYYPPGNILGQSPF, from the coding sequence ATGGGGTCATTCAAACTCTCATTTACACTGCTTTGTTTCTTAATTCTAGGAACTGTTCACACCAACCATTCCCAAAACTCTCAACAGGATTACTTGGATGCTCACAATACAGCTCGTGCTCAAGTGAGTGTGGGGAACATGGTATGGAATGCGACTGTTGCTACCTATGCTCAAAACTACGCTAACCAGAGAATAGGGGATTGCAATCTTATACATTCTCAAGGACCTTATGGTGAGAATCTCGCTGAAGGTACTGGTGACTTCACAGGTACTACGGCAGTGAATTTATGGGTAGCTGAGAAGACCAATTATGATCATTCCACTAATACATGTGCTAGTGGTCAGGTTTGTGGACACTATACTCAAGTTGTGTGGCGTAATTCTGATCAACTTGGATGTGCTAGGGTTCAGTGCACCAATAATGGTGGGTGGTTCGTTATTTGTAGCTATTATCCTCCTGGAAACATCCTTGGCCAATCTCCTTTTTAG